One window from the genome of Gimesia aquarii encodes:
- a CDS encoding cold-shock protein translates to MAEGTIKKVTQKGFGFIDTEGSGDLFFHSSNLEGITFEQLYEGQRVSFTEGRGEKGPRAENVKPI, encoded by the coding sequence ATGGCAGAAGGTACGATCAAGAAAGTGACACAAAAAGGCTTCGGATTTATCGACACTGAAGGTAGCGGAGACTTGTTCTTCCACTCTTCAAACCTCGAAGGAATCACATTCGAGCAACTCTATGAAGGTCAACGTGTTTCTTTCACAGAAGGACGTGGAGAAAAAGGTCCAAGAGCAGAGAACGTAAAACCTATCTAA
- a CDS encoding aminotransferase class V-fold PLP-dependent enzyme, translating into MVANITSIRHDFPILNKKLPNGQHLVYLDSGASAQRPQVVIDKISEIYEHYYSNVHRGVHQLGDRVTTEMEAARARVQTFIGASYPEEIIFTSGTTMSINLVAQTWGRHHLNAGDEIILNEMEHHANFVPWQAIAKERDATLKFIQLTPDGRLDQEHYHSLLSSKTKMVAVTGMSNMLGTINPVEEMAQRAHEVGALIFVDGAQSVLHQPVNVVESEIDFLAFSGHKLFGPSGIGVLYGRKALLETLPPFLFGGNMISEVHCDHSNWANIPARFEAGTPPIAEAIALGTAIDYVSQLGFDTIQEQEYLLSQYALQKLQEVPGLQIYGPQEMEMRGAIFSFNIEGAHPEDLATLLDRKGIAVRHGHHCTMPLHQWLNITASVRASLTFYNTTEEIDVLIDALEFARKRLRLA; encoded by the coding sequence ATGGTTGCCAATATCACTTCAATTCGGCACGATTTTCCGATTCTCAATAAAAAACTTCCCAACGGGCAGCATCTCGTTTATCTGGATAGTGGTGCTTCGGCACAGCGCCCTCAGGTTGTCATTGATAAAATATCCGAAATTTATGAGCACTATTACTCCAACGTGCACCGTGGCGTGCATCAACTGGGAGATCGGGTTACTACAGAAATGGAAGCTGCTCGCGCTCGCGTCCAAACATTTATCGGCGCGAGTTATCCGGAAGAGATTATTTTTACTTCCGGCACAACCATGTCCATCAACCTGGTCGCCCAGACTTGGGGACGTCATCACTTAAATGCAGGTGATGAAATTATTCTAAACGAAATGGAGCATCACGCAAACTTCGTTCCCTGGCAGGCCATAGCCAAAGAACGTGACGCCACTTTAAAGTTCATTCAACTCACACCAGACGGACGGCTTGACCAGGAACATTATCACTCACTGCTTTCTTCTAAAACCAAAATGGTCGCCGTCACTGGTATGTCAAACATGTTGGGAACCATAAACCCGGTGGAAGAAATGGCACAGCGCGCCCATGAAGTTGGTGCATTGATTTTCGTCGACGGCGCCCAAAGTGTTCTGCACCAACCTGTGAATGTCGTTGAGAGTGAAATCGATTTCCTTGCCTTTTCTGGACACAAATTGTTCGGCCCTTCGGGGATCGGCGTGTTATATGGACGCAAGGCGCTTCTGGAAACATTACCTCCCTTCCTGTTCGGTGGAAATATGATCTCCGAAGTTCACTGCGATCATTCCAACTGGGCCAACATCCCTGCTCGTTTTGAAGCGGGTACGCCTCCCATTGCTGAAGCCATCGCTCTAGGAACTGCCATCGATTATGTCTCGCAACTCGGATTCGACACGATCCAGGAACAGGAGTATCTTCTCAGTCAGTATGCGCTACAAAAACTACAGGAAGTACCTGGCCTACAAATTTATGGTCCTCAGGAAATGGAAATGAGAGGCGCCATTTTCAGTTTCAATATTGAAGGTGCTCATCCGGAAGATCTGGCCACACTGTTAGACCGCAAAGGGATCGCTGTCCGGCACGGTCATCATTGCACGATGCCATTACATCAATGGTTGAACATCACAGCCAGCGTTCGCGCCAGTCTGACATTTTATAATACGACCGAAGAAATCGATGTGCTGATCGATGCGCTCGAATTTGCCAGAAAACGGCTTCGACTTGCTTGA